A portion of the Candidatus Tumulicola sp. genome contains these proteins:
- a CDS encoding sigma factor, translating into MTVDFAPEIVRAAAAGERTSQEILLETAWPHAFRIAKSILRNDTLAEDAAQEACAKTLSSIGTVRDPNSFRAWFFRLVVRQSLSELKKPQIFADVQSRSGDPTDSYVTSLDVRAALFALPITPANPNGSSPLLRS; encoded by the coding sequence GTGACCGTAGATTTTGCACCGGAGATAGTCCGGGCGGCAGCGGCTGGGGAGCGAACCAGCCAAGAGATCCTGTTGGAAACGGCTTGGCCGCATGCTTTTCGAATCGCGAAGTCGATCTTGCGGAACGACACTCTTGCTGAAGATGCAGCCCAAGAAGCATGTGCAAAGACACTAAGCAGCATCGGAACGGTCCGTGATCCGAATTCCTTTCGCGCTTGGTTCTTCCGGTTGGTCGTCCGTCAGTCTCTCTCAGAACTGAAGAAGCCGCAAATCTTTGCTGACGTACAATCGCGATCCGGTGACCCCACCGACTCCTATGTAACTTCCTTAGATGTGCGCGCAGCGCTGTTTGCTCTTCCTATCACGCCTGCGAATCCCAATGGTTCTTCACCACTATTGCGATCTTAG
- a CDS encoding GNAT family N-acetyltransferase: MTDYCPTLNARLTILRPLVAHHANALFPIFRDVDLWRYTGREEPKTLTAMQGRYRRLESRRSPDGKELWLNWAVEQREDGRPVGVVQASVPISRSHADIAYVLGRAFWGHGLAIDAVNAMLDFLRVTLHVRTARASVDSRNLPSVKLLERLGFRIDDAIDPMSVWFNKLLLN; this comes from the coding sequence ATGACGGACTACTGTCCCACTTTGAACGCTCGACTTACGATACTACGCCCGCTTGTCGCGCATCACGCCAATGCGCTCTTTCCGATTTTCCGAGATGTTGATCTATGGCGATATACCGGTCGGGAAGAACCGAAGACGCTCACCGCTATGCAAGGACGCTATCGGCGCCTGGAGAGTCGCAGAAGCCCGGACGGAAAGGAACTTTGGCTGAACTGGGCAGTGGAGCAACGTGAGGACGGTCGGCCGGTCGGTGTCGTTCAAGCGTCCGTGCCGATATCGCGCTCGCACGCGGACATTGCCTACGTTCTCGGGCGGGCATTTTGGGGACATGGGCTTGCGATCGATGCCGTGAATGCGATGCTCGACTTCCTACGAGTGACGTTACACGTTCGTACAGCCCGTGCGTCGGTCGATTCACGCAATCTCCCGTCGGTTAAACTTCTCGAACGGCTCGGATTCCGCATCGACGATGCGATTGATCCGATGAGTGTTTGGTTCAATAAGTTGCTGCTGAACTAG
- a CDS encoding alpha/beta hydrolase — protein sequence MKRRHQVAAERRLHGDGTSERAARPRNDASVISTFVKSIPGPVILVGHSYGGFVISIASAGNPKVRALVYVDAFVPDGSDTLFSLLASSPAPPKDLFVPIPFTTATGKDVDLYFNTKYFGAVFASDVPTAMSSLMAVTQRPLTASAFSEKVPPTEGWKSIPSWYVIGDADRVIPPAAQLSMATRAKAHVSHVPGGSHPSMIMPPEATVAAIEAAAAATMK from the coding sequence CTGAAACGGCGTCATCAAGTTGCTGCAGAACGACGGCTACACGGTGATGGCACCTCCGAACGAGCTGCGCGGCCCAGAAACGATGCGAGCGTTATCTCGACGTTTGTAAAAAGCATCCCGGGTCCGGTTATCCTCGTCGGGCATTCTTACGGCGGCTTCGTGATAAGTATCGCTTCCGCGGGTAATCCGAAGGTTAGAGCCCTGGTCTACGTCGATGCGTTCGTTCCGGATGGCAGCGATACGCTATTCAGTCTTTTGGCAAGCAGCCCAGCACCGCCGAAAGATCTGTTCGTTCCGATTCCGTTTACGACGGCGACCGGTAAAGATGTCGACTTGTATTTCAACACCAAGTACTTCGGAGCGGTTTTTGCTTCGGATGTTCCTACAGCGATGTCGTCGCTGATGGCTGTGACGCAGCGGCCGCTGACCGCGAGCGCGTTTAGTGAAAAAGTACCTCCCACCGAAGGTTGGAAGTCGATTCCGTCTTGGTACGTAATCGGCGATGCGGATCGGGTGATTCCCCCGGCGGCTCAGCTATCGATGGCCACACGCGCGAAGGCGCATGTTTCGCACGTGCCGGGCGGCAGCCACCCGAGCATGATTATGCCTCCCGAGGCAACCGTTGCAGCAATCGAAGCCGCCGCCGCTGCTACAATGAAGTAG
- a CDS encoding NHL repeat-containing protein — MNRQTVIAALAASIILAGCSQGSVPMQSMNPLGAFQSADMLRNASEQAELYVANPAVNTVTVYPTQRSGKYRTISQGLIQPAALAFDASNNLYVANCGGCYDASKSSVTVYAGGKSKLSRTITDGVVSPLSIVVDSAGNLYVANTGANTVTVYAPGSSAVSRTISSGVSGPTRLALDASGNLYVSNGNNTVTVYGAGSGTILQTITDGVKTPEVMAFDQQGRLYVSNLPHKKEGKVQVYAPGGEALVKTIFRDIRMPYALAFDTNNELYVANSFGGAVTVYPAARNKVSRTISQGVDGPDALLFDSAGELYVSNESNNTVTVYAKGGSEPIRTISGGMSDPYALAFGP, encoded by the coding sequence GTGAACCGTCAAACGGTCATCGCAGCACTCGCAGCAAGCATCATCCTCGCGGGCTGCAGTCAGGGCAGCGTCCCGATGCAATCGATGAATCCGTTGGGGGCTTTCCAGTCGGCCGATATGCTAAGGAATGCTTCCGAGCAGGCCGAACTGTACGTCGCCAACCCGGCTGTTAATACCGTCACGGTGTACCCGACGCAGCGCTCCGGGAAATACCGCACGATCTCGCAGGGACTGATCCAACCCGCAGCTTTGGCATTCGATGCTTCGAACAATCTCTATGTCGCAAATTGCGGAGGCTGTTACGACGCGTCTAAATCTTCCGTGACCGTCTACGCCGGAGGGAAGAGCAAGTTGTCTCGCACGATCACCGACGGTGTGGTGAGCCCTCTATCGATAGTCGTGGATTCGGCGGGAAACTTGTACGTGGCAAATACCGGCGCAAACACGGTAACGGTCTATGCGCCTGGAAGCAGTGCAGTTTCGCGTACCATTTCTTCAGGCGTGTCGGGCCCGACGCGCCTTGCCCTCGATGCGTCCGGCAACCTGTACGTGTCCAATGGAAACAACACCGTGACGGTGTACGGCGCCGGGAGCGGAACCATCTTGCAGACAATCACCGACGGCGTGAAGACTCCTGAAGTCATGGCGTTCGACCAGCAGGGGAGGCTTTACGTCTCCAACCTTCCGCATAAAAAAGAGGGAAAGGTTCAAGTGTACGCGCCGGGCGGTGAGGCGCTCGTCAAAACGATCTTCCGAGATATAAGGATGCCGTACGCGCTCGCCTTCGATACGAATAACGAACTGTATGTCGCCAACTCGTTCGGCGGCGCCGTCACGGTGTACCCAGCGGCGAGGAACAAGGTGAGCCGGACGATTTCGCAAGGTGTCGACGGCCCGGACGCGCTCTTGTTCGATTCGGCCGGCGAGTTGTACGTCTCGAACGAAAGCAATAACACGGTTACTGTCTATGCAAAAGGCGGGAGCGAGCCGATACGGACCATTTCTGGCGGTATGAGCGATCCTTACGCCCTGGCGTTCGGTCCCTAA